From one Neovison vison isolate M4711 chromosome 1, ASM_NN_V1, whole genome shotgun sequence genomic stretch:
- the LOC122913091 gene encoding olfactory receptor 14K1-like, producing MTKPSAGIEFFLMTFFDTRELQVLHGFLFLLIYLVSFMGNLLIIVLITLDKCLHTPMYFFLKNLSLFDACLISITLPKFILNSLSHRNSISFSGCILQVLFVIHFAGSELFLLTAMSYDRYVAICHPLRYDVIMSRRVCMSMTAASWFLGSIFGILYSYGTFSLSFCGSRKVPQFFCDVPCLLKISCSKSHVTISISEAIGVLYALSCLVSIGFSYIYIFNTVLRMPSQQGWSKAFSTCMPHLIVVTTFIVTGTIAYLKPVPDHPHLVDFLVSVFYSVLPPSLNPIIYSLRNKEIKAAVKKFLWKLSHNFYGER from the coding sequence ATGACCAAACCCTCAGCAGGGATCGAATTCTTCCTCATGACATTCTTTGACACTAGAGAGCTCCAGGTTTTACATGGCTTTCTGTTTTTGCTCATTTACTTGGTGTCTTTTATGGGAAATCTTCTCATTATTGTCCTGATCACCCTGGATAAGTGTCttcacacccccatgtacttcttcctgaaGAACTTATCCCTTTTTGATGCCTGTCTCATTTCCATCACACTTCCAAAATTTATCCTGAACTCTTTATCCCACAGAAATTCGATTTCTTTCTCAGGATGCATATTACAGGTGTTGTTCGTGATCCACTTTGCTGGATCTGAGCTTTTCCTTTTAACTGCCATGTcttatgaccgctatgtggccatctgccaccCACTGCGCTATGATGTCATCATGAGCAGGAGAGTTTGTATGAGTATGACAGCTGCCTCCTGGTTTCTTGGGAGTATATTTGGGATCTTATACTCATATGGtactttctctttatctttctgtgGCTCCAGAAAAGTTCCTCAGTTTTTCTGTGATGTCCCCTGCCTACTGAAAATCTCTTGCTCGAAGTCTCATGTTACCATAAGTATTAGTGAGGCAATCGGGGTATTATATGCACTTTCATGTTTAGTGTCCATtggattttcatatatttacattttcaacACAGTGCTGAGAATGCCATCACAACAAGGGTGGTCAAAAGCCTTTTCCACTTGTATGCCCCATCTCATAGTTGTAACAACATTTATTGTGACAGGCACTATTGCCTATCTGAAGCCAGTCCCTGATCATCCACATCTTGTGGACTTTTTGGTTTCTGTGTTCTATTCTGTGTTGCCTCCTTCTTTGAACCCCATAATATACAGCCTAAGGAACAAGGAAATCAAGGCAGCTGTGAAGAAATTTCTATGGAAACTAAGTCATAATTTCTATGGGGAAAGATAA